A single Drosophila ananassae strain 14024-0371.13 chromosome 3L, ASM1763931v2, whole genome shotgun sequence DNA region contains:
- the LOC6495348 gene encoding CCR4-NOT transcription complex subunit 1 isoform X2, translating to MNVESQLKTPLTHIRNLVKHVNKRNFNETCEHIKQFVKEHGLEADRSSLRHLFSVINFSDASPPTVTVQLQAKLLGAQLQRQLQSSSFVSNICFAFDQYFVINQKSLKPAAVADLVSHVSRLTGINKLCECIFALAVTHSSHPELRKSAKNNLEVSLPELINSYLGNNNSSAATSGLQEISFDLLQYLLCCLSDYVKPQLEQEFLVKLREEFPRQAVPLVLAPFLYGTTTATAATVAGAGASETDAEAETTTASNSNSSSSEADALNEVGIEDIYDHLSEIIFTNQGKNNIMDTSWINLIHEIGYEFTSSVEECKNHLCSRERERAEVQAKDVAKIVGLMCRRHSSLLDCNVNLPTPANFWPGQAQGQSQGGQGAASNSSGSSTQTQSSTQQQQQQQGTGNSNNNDGAEGNTSSDKKDKKETTEATQTWKPDVFVQALKEVVPQINWKDVCLELDHPEFVLKDRIGLDLLLTILRLATGSSLFPHPECIYRHWANTEGQLSLITTMLKNPDLFSFSDFVFSQPALDVLKTAPDAENKEISAWKSLHLVEVLLSIADKGYYTQVHEIFKFPAQNCPDVLFLALLHINPPLSPLRLDLFNQLIPTFLGNHPNSNVILASAWSSTNFQLRPNIMNAMSEWYLRGNDFDQVKLSRILDLAQDLKALSSLLNARSFLFIIDLACLASRREYLKLEKWLTDKIRDHGEPFMQAMIKVLLRRCPQVANAKVPEDQLPPKQAQLLPETVTTMINCLQTCINNCMQPEMVEMIMQMTANVAIMANKARAQQQPGLVPPPPPNMLRGHRGMDLSGGIVPPPPQQPFSGNLNAQMFAPGMDPLTNMSNNLAGLNLSGPNGGFNFGNMLTSPSRLMNPGASPYPLNPMQMPQAPPPPNVGNLGRMLPGGPQQPTPTPTPTAPNPTNPVMADLQIPVSKEVEDEVNSYFQRIYNHQPNPTLSIDEVLDILQRFKESSNRREQEVFLCMLRNLFEEYRFFCQYPEKELQITAQLFGGIIDRNLVPTFVALGLSLRCVLDALRKPEGNKLFYFGITALDRFRTRLHTYNKYCEHIRSIPHFSDFPPHLIQYVEYGMHGQEPPAQKLIGLSNTIPSAISSGPPTEALFRANSMAGNVPGGTLGSGSKSAVAVSHATRMKSIANATNIDTLLVANQEEKVTVPPEPVQDKTAFIFNNLSQLNIPQKCEEIKEIMTKEYWPWLAQYLVLKRASMEFNFHTLYYNFLDALKNGEINRFVTKETLRNIKVLLRSDKGVINFSDRSLLKNLGHWLGMMTLGRNRPILQLDLDLKSLLAEAYHKGQQELLFVVPFVAKILESSAKSRIFRSPNPWTMGIMYVLGELHQEPELKLNLKFEIEVLCKTLNLELAKLRPVIYLKDPTRALLIDQQMSQPKPKQPEPIAAAPALPSQQPSPAQAPQQPPPPQQQQAPPPPPPAEVDPQAAAAAMMVGSGGSGANSTPGSVASPNLPTDPSQVVLPPPEPRYSYVDVNVSNFQLIAQHLILPPNIPFLHANPGIKHIVINAVERTITDWLQPVVDRSIRIACATTEQIIRKDFALDADENRMRTAAHQMVRNLAAGMAMITGKDEIARAISQNLHKAFVSSLSGMPSLTEIQAAAMQLANENVELVCAFIQKTSAEKAAAEIDRRLSTDFETRKIAREEGNRFVDAQILSYQQERLPEAVRIKVGPAPATLYAVYSEFARSIPGFQQMSDRDIALFVPKPQDLPPPNVFANDESSMVYAEVASKMEAFMNTAIGVPSLQVQASKMHMLLNALMSTRRQRDQESAFNLLTRAVEGLTEGLVNVPEHIEQMKLYQNIHLRILSLLQNSFGAPNTERAVTKCFFDIREEVRYNVEAARSLITSHFVNLNQFDGMLRDCMDNGNNYVAISFGIALLERLIMEDRAINIVQDNEFMATVELLGRLTQHRHRYPECIVNAIETLWSGNFNSSSDFSPFNASERYLAGASHYIHSGMHHSCDTDDPPGLQEKTEFLLKDWVALYTQQNQQSTRDARNFGAFVQKMNTYGILKTDDLITRFFRQATHICTDVVYRMFAEPNLQLNQAKNKIFQWIDAFVHLIAMLVRHSGEAGNPTTKINLLNKVLGIVLGTLLKDQEMRGTSFQQVGYHRFFMMLFMELCSADMILESLMHSIVSAFAYTYHLLNPSVAPGFCFAWLELISHRVFLGRILVQIPGQKGWPLYAQLLQDLFKYLAPFLRNTELGKPVQLLYKGTLRVLLVLLHDFPEFLCDYHFGFCDTIPPNCVQMRNIILSAFPRNMRLPDPFTPNLKVDMLSDSSNAPKVSSSYIMNIQPPNFKKDLDSYLKARAPVTFLSELRGHLQVTSEPGTRYNMTLMNALVMYVGTQAIALIRNKNFVPNTSNIAHSAHMDIFQNLAVDLDTEGRYLFLNAIANQLRYPNSHTHYFSCAVLHLFAEANSEAIQEQITRVLLERLIVNRPHPWGLLITFIELIKNPIYKFWDHDFVHCAPEITKLFESVARSCLAKSNPPQQLNMAPVVDGEGQEVANIN from the exons ATGAATGTAGAGAGCCAACTGAAGACACCGCTAACGCACATACGCAATCTGGTCAAACACGTGAACAAGcgaaattttaatgaaaccTGCGAGCATATAAAGCAG TTCGTTAAAGAGCACGGCCTGGAAGCGGATCGCAGCAGTCTGCGTCACCTGTTTTCCGTGATCAACTTCAGCGACGCCTCACCGCCAACGGTTACCGTTCAGCTGCAGGCCAAGCTATTGGGAGCCCAGTTGCAGCGTCAGTTGCAGAGCTCATCGTTTGTCTCCAACATCTGCTTCGCTTTCGATCAGTACTTTGTTATTAATCAGAAG TCTTTGAAGCCGGCAGCTGTTGCGGATCTCGTTAGCCACGTGTCGCGTCTGACCGGCATCAACAAGCTCTGTGAGTGCATCTTTGCGTTGGCTGTGACCCATTCTTCGCATCCGGAGCTTAGGAAGTCCGCGAAAAACAACTTGGAAGTCTCCCTTCCCGAGCTAATCAACTCCTATTTGGGAAACAACAATAGCAGTGCAGCGACCAGTGGCCTTCAAGAGATCTCGTTCGATTTACTGCAGTATCTGCTGTGCTGTCTCAGCGATTACGTGAAACCGCAACTGGAACAAGAGTTTCTGGTTAAGTTACGCGAGGAATTTCCGCGCCAAGCGGTGCCACTCGTTCTTGCTCCGTTCCTTTACGGCACGACGACGGCGACGGCGGCGACGGTTGCGGGAGCAGGTGCCAGTGAAACGGATGCGGAGGCCGAAACGACGACggccagcaacagcaacagctccAGTTCCGAGGCGGATGCTCTAAACGAGGTGGGAATTGAGGATATCTATGACCATTTAAGCGAGATAATATTTACAAACCAG gggaaaaataatattatggACACATCCTGGATTAATTTAATCCATGAAATCGGTTACGAATTTACATCGAGCGTTGAAGAGTGCAAGAATCATTTGTGTTCCCGCGAACGAGAACGCGCTGAAGTTCAGGCCAAAGATGTCGCCAAGATTGTGGGTCTTATGTGTCGGCGGCACTCATCGCTGCTCGATTGTAATGTAAACCTACCAACGCCAGCTAATTTCTGGCCAGGCCAGGCTCAAGGACAGAGTCAGGGTGGACAGGGAGCTGCCAGTAATAGTAGCGGATCCTCGACCCAGACCCAGAGCTCTactcaacaacaacagcaacagcagggCACCggcaacagtaacaacaacgaTGGCGCCGAAGGCAATACGTCAAGTGATAAAAAGGACAAAAAGGAGACGACGGAAGCAACACAAACATGGAAGCCGGATGTCTTTGTGCAGGCCCTCAAGGAGGTGGTGCCGCAGATCAACTGGAAGGACGTGTGTCTGG AACTCGACCATCCAGAGTTTGTGCTGAAAGATCGCATTGGTTTGGATCTCCTTCTGACTATCCTGAGGTTGGCTACTGGTTCCAGTTTGTTCCCACATCCAGAATGCATTTACCGCCACTGGGCGAACACGGAGGGGCAGCTGTCGCTGATAACAACCATGCTCAAGAATCCGGATCTCTTCTCTTTCTCCGACTTTGTGTTCAGCCAGCCAGCTCTGGACGTCCTCAAGACTGCCCCGGATGCGGAAAACAAGGAGATATCCGCGTGGAAGTCCCTGCATCTCGTAGAGGTGTTGCTGTCGATTGCGGACAAGGGATACTACACCCAAGTGCATGAGATTTTTAAGTTTCCCGCTCAGAACTGTCCGGATGTGCTGTTTCTGGCCTTGCTGCACATTAACCCTCCGCTATCGCCGTTGCGACTGGATCTGTTTAACCAGCTGATACCCACGTTTCTGGGCAATCATCCGAACTCGAACGTCATACTGGCCAGCGCGTGGAGCTCCACCAACTTCCAGCTCCGGCCGAACATCATGAACGCCATGTCCGAGTGGTACCTGAGGGGCAACGACTTCGACCAGGTGAAGCTGTCGCGGATCCTAGACCTGGCCCAGGACTTGAAGGCGTTATCCTCTTTGCTTAACGCTCGATCCTTCCTGTTCATCATCGACCTGGCATGCCTTGCCTCCCGGCGGGAGTACCTGAAGCTGGAGAAATGGCTAACCGACAAGATTAGAGACCACGGCGAGCCGTTTATGCAGGCCATGATCAAGGTGCTGCTCCGGCGCTGTCCGCAGGTGGCCAACGCCAAAGTACCCGAGGACCAGCTGCCCCCTAAACAGGCTCAGCTCTTGCCCGAGACGGTCACCACGATGATCAACTGCCTGCAGACGTGCATCAACAACTGCATGCAGCCGGAGATGGTCGAAATGATTATGCAGATGACGGCGAACGTCGCCATAATGGCCAATAAGGCTCGTGCCCAGCAGCAACCGGGACTAGTTCCACCGCCCCCGCCGAATATGTTGCGTGGCCATCGTGGCATGGATTTGTCAGGCGGTATTGTGCCCCCGCCGCCGCAACAGCCTTTCTCCGGGAACCTTAACGCCCAGATGTTCGCTCCTGGCATGGATCCGCTCACGAACATGTCCAACAACCTGGCCGGGCTTAATCTGAGTGGCCCGAACGGGGGATTTAACTTCGGCAACATGCTAACTTCGCCATCACGATTGATGAATCCGGGAGCCAGTCCTTATCCGCTGAATCCCATGCAGATGCCGCAGGCTCCGCCGCCACCCAATGTCGGCAATTTGGGCAGGATGCTGCCAGGTGGCCCCCAACAACCGACTCCCACGCCCACGCCAACGGCCCCGAATCCCACCAACCCGGTCATGGCCGATCTTCAGATACCTGTGTCCAAGGAGGTGGAGGATGAGGTGAACTCGTACTTCCAACGCATTTACAACCACCAGCCGAATCCCACGCTCTCCATCGACGAGGTCCTGGACATTCTGCAGCGGTTCAAGGAGTCGAGCAACCGCCGTGAACAGGAGGTATTCCTGTGCATGCTGCGTAATCTGTTCGAGGAGTACCGCTTCTTCTGTCAGTATCCTGAGAAGGAGCTGCAGATAACGGCACAGCTCTTTGGCGGCATCATCGACCGGAATCTGGTGCCCACTTTCGTAGCCCTTGGCCTGTCCCTGCGCTGTGTTTTGGATGCACTTCGGAAACCGGAGGGCAATAAGCTCTTCTACTTTGGCATCACGGCGCTGGACCGTTTCAGGACTCGACTCCATACCTACAACAAGTACTGTGAGCATATCCGTTCGATTCCCCACTTCTCGGACTTCCCGCCACATCTCATCCAGTATGTGGAGTACGGAATGCACGGTCAGGAGCCGCCGGCGCAGAAGCTGATTGGACTGAGCAACACGATCCCATCCGCAATTTCATCAGGACCGCCCACGGAGGCACTTTTCCGAGCTAATTCAATGGCAG GTAACGTGCCTGGTGGCACTCTCGGATCGGGCTCCAAATCAGCCGTTGCTGTGTCGCATGCCACGCGGATGAAGTCTATCGCCAATGCCACCAACATCGACACTCTGCTAGTGGCCAACCAGGAGGAGAAGGTCACAGTGCCGCCAGAGCCAGTTCAGGACAAAACAGCCTTCATCTTCAACAATCTGAGCCAGCTGAACATCCCGCAGAAGTGCGAGGAGATCAAGGAGATAATGACCAAGGAGTACTGGCCATGGCTGGCCCAGTACTTGGTCCTCAAGCGTGCCTCCATGGAGTTTAACTTCCACACCCTGTACTACAATTTCCTGGACGCTCTCAAGAACGGCGAGATCAACCGATTCGTGACCAAAGAGACGCTGCGCAACATCAAGGTCCTTCTGCGCTCCGACAAGGGAGTCATCAACTTCTCCGATCGCAGTCTGCTGAAGAATCTGGGCCACTGGCTGGGCATGATGACCCTGGGACGGAATCGCCCAATCCTCCAGCTGGATCTCGATCTAAAGTCCCTTTTGGCGGAGGCCTATCATAAAGGACAGCAGGAGCTGTTGTTCGTGGTACCGTTCGTGGCGAAGATCCTCGAGTCGTCCGCCAAGTCGCGCATTTTCCGCTCGCCCAATCCCTGGACCATGGGTATCATGTACGTATTGGGCGAACTCCACCAGGAGCCGGAGCTCAAGCTGAATCTGAAGTTCGAGATCGAGGTACTGTGCAAGACGCTCAACCTGGAGCTGGCCAAGCTGCGGCCGGTTATCTACCTGAAGGATCCAACGCGCGCCCTGCTCATCGATCAGCAAATGTCGCAGCCAAAACCCAAGCAGCCGGAGCCCATTGCAGCTGCTCCGGCTCTGCCGAGTCAACAGCCATCGCCGGCACAAGCGCCACAGCAACCGCCaccgccgcagcagcagcaggctcctccgccgccaccgccggcCGAGGTGGACCCGCAGGCAGCAGCCGCCGCCATGATGGTGGGAAGTGGAGGCAGTGGAGCAAACAGCACGCCTGGATCGGTGGCTTCGCCAAATTTGCCAACAGATCCCAGCCAAGTGGTTCTCCCGCCGCCCGAGCCGCGCTACTCCTACGTGGACGTCAATGTGAGCAACTTCCAGCTGATTGCCCAGCACCTGATTCTGCCACCCAACATCCCGTTCCTGCACGCCAATCCGGGAATCAAACACATTGTGATCAATGCCGTGGAGCGCACCATCACCGACTGGCTGCAGCCCGTTGTGGATCGGAGTATTCGGATCGCCTGCGCCACCACCGAGCAGATCATCCGCAAGGACTTTGCCCTGGACGCGGATGAGAACAGAATGCGCACGGCCGCCCACCAGATGGTCCGTAACCTGGCCGCCGGCATGGCCATGATCACGGGAAAGGATGAGATCGCGCGGGCCATCAGCCAGAACCTGCACAAGGCATTCGTGTCGTCGCTGTCCGGCATGCCCAGCCTGACCGAAATCCAGGCCGCTGCCATGCAGCTGGCCAACGAGAATGTGGAGCTGGTGTGTGCCTTCATTCAGAAGACTTCCGCCGAGAAGGCTGCCGCCGAGATCGATCGGCGATTGAGCACTGACTTTGAGACCAGGAAGATTGCTCGCGAGGAGGGTAACCGGTTTGTGGATGCCCAGATCCTCAGCTACCAGCAGGAGCGACTCCCGGAGGCGGTGCGCATCAAGGTGGGCCCTGCCCCAGCGACTTTGTACGCCGTTTACTCGGAATTTGCCAGGAGCATTCCCGGTTTCCAGCAGATGAGCGATCGGGACATTGCTCTCTTCGTACCGAAGCCCCAGGATCTGCCGCCACCGAATGTGTTTGCCAATGACGAGAGCAGCATGGTGTATGCCGAGGTGGCCAGCAAGATGGAGGCCTTCATGAACACGGCCATCGGTGTGCCGTCCCTGCAGGTGCAGGCCAGCAAGATGCACATGCTCCTCAACGCTCTGATGTCCACCCGTCGGCAGCGCGACCAAGAGTCGGCCTTCAATCTCCTGACTCGTGCAGTGGAGGGTCTAACCGAGGGTCTGGTCAACGTGCCGGAGCACATCGAACAGATGAAACTCTATCAGAATATTCACCTGCGCATCCTCAGTCTCCTGCAGAACAGCTTCGGTGCTCCGAATACGGAGCGGGCTGTCACCAAGTGCTTCTTCGACATCCGTGAGGAGGTTCGCTACAACGTGGAGGCGGCACGATCCCTGATCACATCGCACTTCGTCAATCTGAACCAGTTCGATGGCATGCTGCGCGACTGCATGGACAATGGCAACAACTACGTGGCCATCTCGTTCGGCATCGCCCTGCTGGAGCGCCTCATCATGGAGGACCGAGCCATTAACATCGTTCAGGACAACGAGTTCATGGCCACCGTGGAACTGCTGGGTCGACTCACCCAGCACAGGCATCGCTATCCGGAATGCATTGTCAACGCCATCGAGACGTTGTGGAGCGGTAACTTCAACTCGAGCAGTGACTTCAGTCCGTTTAACGCCAGTGAGCGCTACTTGGCGGGAGCCTCGCACTACATCCACTCCGGCATGCATCAT TCATGCGACACGGACGACCCGCCGGGACTGCAAGAGAAGACAGAGTTCCTGCTCAAGGACTGGGTGGCGCTGTATACCCAGCAGAACCAGCAATCCACCCGTGATGCCCGCAACTTTGGCGCCTTTGTCCAAAAGATGAACACCTACGGCATCCTGAAAACGGACGATCTGATCACGCGCTTCTTCCGCCAAGCCACGCACATCTGCACGGATGTTGTCTATCGGATGTTCGCGGAGCCCAATCTCCAACTTAACCAGGCCAAGAACAAGATATTCCAATGGATCGATGCGTTCGTCCACCTCATCGCCATGCTTGTCCGGCATTCGGGCGAGGCGGGTAATCCGACCACCAAGATCAACCTGCTGAACAAAGTGCTGGGCATCGTACTGGGCACACTGCTGAAGGATCAAGAGATGCGCGGCACCAGCTTCCAGCAGGTGGGCTACCACCGGTTCTTCATGATGCTCTTCATGGAACTCTGCTCTGCGGACATGATCCTCGAGTCGCTGATGCACAGCATTGTGTCGGCCTTCGCCTACACCTATCATCTCTTAAATCCGAGCGTGGCGCCCGGCTTCTGTTTTGCGTGGCTGGAGCTTATCTCCCATCGGGTGTTTTTGGGACGCATACTAGTTCAGATTCCCGGCCAGAAGGGATGGCCACTCTACGCCCAGTTGCTGCAGGATCTCTTCAAATATCTGGCACCATTCCTGCGCAACACAGAGCTCGGAAAACCGGTTCAACTCCTGTACAAGGGAACACTGCGTGTACTGCTAGTGCTGCTGCATGATTTCCCCGAGTTCCTGTGCGATTATCATTTTGGATTCTGTGACACCATACCGCCAAACTGTGTCCAAATGCGTAACATTATACTGTCGGCGTTTCCGCGTAACATGCGACTGCCGGATCCGTTTACGCCCAACCTAAAGGTGGACATGCTATCGGACAGCAGCAACGCACCCAAGGTGTCTAGCAGCTATATCATGAACATACAGCCGCCGAACTTTAAGAAGGATCTCGACTCTTACCTGAAGGCTCGGGCACCGGTAACCTTCCTTTCGGAATTGCGCGGACACTTGCAGGTGACCAGCGAGCCAGGTACACGCTACAACATGACGCTCATGAATGCCCTCGTTATGTATGTGGGTACACAAGCAATTGCGTTAATCAG AAACAAAAACTTTGTGCCCAACACCTCAAACATTGCACACAGCGCTCACATGGACATTTTCCAGAACTTGGCCGTAGACTTGGATACTGAAGGTCGCTATCTCTTCCTGAATGCAATTGCCAATCAGTTGCGCTATCCCAACAGCCATACGCACTATTTTAGCTGTGCGGTATTGCATCTGTTCGCCGAGGCCAACTCGGAGGCGATTCAGGAGCAGATTACGCGTGTCCTGCTCGAACGTTTGATCGTGAACCGGCCCCATCCGTGGGGTCTGCTCATCACGTTCATCGAGCTGATTAAGAATCCCATTTACAAGTTCTGGGACCATGATTTTGTGCACTGCGCGCCAGAGATAACCAA GCTTTTCGAGTCGGTTGCCCGATCCTGTCTGGCCAAATCGAATCCCCCGCAGCAACTGAACATGGCGCCCGTTGTCGATGGCGAGGGCCAGGAGGTAGCCAACATCAACTGA